The genomic interval ATTGTGAGATAGCGGGCAACAACATCGCCTATGCTATAATTCCTCACATGCCCCATGTGAATTCTGCCAGAAGGATAGGGAAGCATCTCAAGGCAGTAAAATTTTTTCTTGTTTTTATCAACATCAACTTTATAAGGGTTTTCCTTTTCCCATTTTTCGCGCCACTTTGTTTCCACACTCTCAAAATTGTAAGCCATTATACCCTCCTACATCCCCTCTATTTTTAAAAACTCTTTCAGCAATTCAATATAGCGGTTTAAATCTTCTTCCATATGTTTTAGGGAAAGAAAATTTGCCTCATACTGTGAAGGTGGAAGCAAGACACCGTTATCAAGCATAAACTTGAAAAATCTTGAAAATCTATCAAAATCACACTCATTTACCTCTATCAGATTTTTAGGCGCTTTATCCCTGAAAAACAGGGTAAACATTGTTCCAGCGTAGTTAAAAGAAATATCCTCTGTGTTTTCACACAATTCGGTTAAATTTGAGTAAAACCTTTCAGCTTTTTCCATAATTGAGTTAAAGACATTGTCCCTTTCGTAAATCTCAAGGGTTTTTAACCCGCACGCCATTGCAACAGGGTTGCCAGAAAGGGTACCTGCCTGATAGACAGGGCCTTCAGGCGCAAGGTAATCCATAATATCCTTTTTGCCGCCTACTGCCCCAACAGGCATTCCTCCGCCTATAACCTTACCAAATGTTGCTAAATCAGGGGTAATTCCAAAGAGGCCGTATGCTCCCTGTGAGTGAATTCTAAAGCCTGTCATAACCTCGTCAAAAATAAGAAGAGTACCTGTTTGAGAGCAAATTTCCCTCAGCCCTTCAAGAAAACCCTTTTCAGGTTTTACAACCCCCATATTGCCAGCAACAGGTTCAACAATCACACAGGCCACATCATTATTTGAAAGAAGTTTTCTTACACAATCAATATCATTATACTCACAGGTTAAGGTTGTTTTCACAGTATCTTGAGGAATTCCCGGGGTAGAAGGAATGCCAAATGTTGCAACTCCTGAGCCTGCCTGAACAAGCAATGCATCGTGATGGCCATGATAACAACCGTTGAACTTCAACACCTTATCCCTTTTTGTATATCCCCTTGCAAGCCTTATTGCAGTCATGGTTGCCTCTGTTCCAGAGTTTACAAACCTTACCTTATCCACAAATGGAAGCATTCTCTTTACCTTTTCAGCAAGGCTCACTTCAAGGGGGGACGGCATACCAAAAGAAATGCCATTTTCGGCAACCTTTTTTATCTCTTCAATAACCTCTCTATTTGAGTGGCCTAAAATGGCAGGGCCCCAGGTAAGCACAAAGTCAAGGTATTTGTTCCCGTCAACATCGTATATAAACTGGTCTAAAGCCTTCTCAATAAAAATAGGTGTCAAGCCAACAGATTTAAAAGCCCTTACAGGGGAATCAACACCACCGGGTATTGATTTAACTGCAGATTGAAAAAGATTATTTGATTTTTCCCTCATATACACATCTCCTTAACTCTGATTGGATAATTATAACAGATTTTAAAAGGTGAAAACAATAAAGGAAGGCAATAAAAAAAGCCCCCATAAGGGGGCTTAGGTTATTAAATTTAATGTTAATTATTTGTTATTCAACATTCCGTTGGATTCACTAAATGTAGCATCAACAAAGGTCGGAATTCTCGGTAAGAAGCCCTGAGCCTGAGTTCCGTCTCCAAGCATTCCGAAACCGTCAAGAACGATTGGAGTATCGCCAACTGTTGCTGTACCAACTGCAACTACCCAGAACTTCTCATCACCGAATGCATCATCGGTGTAACCGTTCATAAGAACAGGTGAGAATGAAGGGTCTGAGAGTAATACAGTTAAGATACCGGATTTTGGAAGTGTACCAGCATCGTAAACGTAAACATCACCGTCTTCTTCAATGAGGTAAAGAGTTACATTGATATCCTGGTCAACACCGAGGAAACCATAACCAAAACCACCGTAGTAAGTGTTAATTGTTGGAAGAAGTGTTCCATAGTAGTAGTTTACGTTTGTAATTGCAAGGCCAGACCACCAGTAACCTGAGTTCGGGAAGTATGGGAAGTAAAGTGCATCCTGGTAGTATGTTGGCTGATATTCAGTTTCATCAGGGCAATCAACAAACTTCAATGACTTCAAAATTACCTTGCTATTTCCAGTTCCGCAAGGTACAGGATACCAGGAAACTTTAAGGTATGCTTCAACAGGACCGTCTGAAGTAAGCCTTCCGAGCTTGAAGTTATCAAGGTAAATAATACCTTCAGAAGCAGTTGATGCAGCCTGAACAGTATACTGAACAGTTTCAAACAAATCATATGTATCTACACATGAATCATAGTTGTCAGGACATCCAGCCAATCCATCATAAAGGGTTGTGTTATTATCATCAGAATATGCACCAGTACCAGCAGCATCTACAGAGGTTACATAATTAGGACCTGTAATTGTTAGTCCGCTTCCTGTGTCTGTAGTTAATGTTGGAGCGTCAGCGAAGTATACATCAATAGGATTACCGCTTGCGTCAACTACTGAGAACTCAATAATTGAGCCGGCAGGAAGCATACCAATTGAATCTTCCTTCAAGTATGCCTAGCAGGTTCCATCGTTTAGAACAAGAGTACCTATCCTGTAAAGGTCATGACATTCATAAGTATCATCTTCTCCCTGTCCACCAGGAGTGTAAACATAACACTGGCAGAGATCAACATCTTCTGAAGGAGCAATTGCAGAAAGGTCTGCATCCTGAGTACCGTTTTTAACGGTGCAGGTTGTTCCAATAATAAAGTTGTGAACGCTTTCAGGCTGACCATAAGCAATAGCCGGGTTAGCCGGGCTGTATGAAGTACCTAACAGGTTACCAACCATATTTCTTGGGTCAAGAGTGTCATCCAAGCAGTCAGCAGAAACTGTGTAATCAGTAATTGACACAAGGAAGAACTCGTTTAAACCAAAGGTTGAGCCCTGGAAGTTAACACAGATAGCGTGTGGAGTCAAACCATCGCCACCACCGATAGCCTGGGTGTTACCTAACACAAACCACGCCTGGCTATTAGCATTAGGGAGAGCCCCAGCATTGTTAGGAGCAGCACAAATTTTTACATAAATAGTATCATCACCGGCTGCACCAAAAGCCTTTACATCTCCACCTGTCCAGTAAGTTCCATCAACTTCAAGAGTTCCCCATGTAGAGTCCCCATTTGCATCAGAAAAGAGGTTCTTACAAAGGGTTGCACCATCTGTTAACTGGATTTTAACAAGAATAAAATCCTGAGAAGTTGCGCTCTGGTAGTCCTGATCATTGGCAACAATGAATCTCATTGTACCAACACGCTCACAAGCGCCCTGATAATAAACATTTGGTGTAATAGTTTCTACATTCACAGTAGCGAATGCGGAAACTACCACAAACACCGCAAACAAGGTTGTTAATAACTTTTTCATCAAACTTACCTCCTCATAGTAATTTTAGTTATACAAAAAACCTTAAATTTCTCTTTTTCAATACCTTAATTCCAGCTATCACCTCCCCTAATTCCCTAAAATTTGTGTTAATAACAAAATTTACCTATTTTCCTTTTTCCTTTCATTCCCATCATAACTGTCATAAATATAATCTATTGATTTTGCAAAGTCAACAAAAAATTAAAAAAAAATGTTGTTTTTTGACATTTAAAGTGATTTTAATCACTCAATATTTTTTTAAAACTTATCAAAGAACCAGATTGAAAAATATATGCTATTTTTCATTAACCCTTTCTGGGTTTGTTAACTTTACCCTTTCTATCCCAGCTTCGTCAAGGAGTTTTTTTCCCAACTCATCAGGGTAACCTTCAACATAGTAAATCTTTTTTATACCTGCATTTATTATCATTTTAGCACAGATTGAACAGGGGTGGGTGGTGCAATAGATAACTGCATCTTTTATTGCAATTCCGTGATATGCAGCCTGAATTATAGCATTCTGCTCTGCATGGGAAGCCATACATATCTCATGCCTTGTCCCTGACGGTATGCCAAGCTTATCCCTTAAACACCCTGTGTCAAGGCAATGAGCTATTCCTTTGGGCGCACCATTATAGCCAGTGGCAAGTATATGCTTGTCTTTAACAATTACAGCGCCTACCTGCCTTCTTGTGCAGGTAGAACGCCTTGCAACAAAATAGGCTAACTCTATAAAATACTCGTCCCAGCCTGGTCTTGACATATTAATCTATTCCAACAATTTTTTTATAACCCATAGGAAATCTGTCTGTTAAAGAAATAACCTTTTCTTTAATCTTTGCAAGGAACTCATCATCCTCGGTGTGCTTTAACGCATCAACAATGTACTCTGCAACCTCTTCCATTTCTTTCTCTTTCATTCCCCTTGTGGTTACAGCAGGAGTACCTATCCTTATTCCGCTTGCAATAAGAGGTTTATTTTTATCAAATGGAATGGTGTTTTTGTTTACAGTAATTCCGGCTTTATCAAGTGCCTTTTCTGCTTCTTTACCTGTTAAACCAATAGAGGTTACATCAACAAGCATTAAATGGTTGTCCGTACCGCCTGAAACAATCCTTAAACCCCTATTTGCAAGTTCATTAGCAAGTTTTTTTGCATTTGCCT from Thermotomaculum hydrothermale carries:
- the hemL gene encoding glutamate-1-semialdehyde 2,1-aminomutase, giving the protein MREKSNNLFQSAVKSIPGGVDSPVRAFKSVGLTPIFIEKALDQFIYDVDGNKYLDFVLTWGPAILGHSNREVIEEIKKVAENGISFGMPSPLEVSLAEKVKRMLPFVDKVRFVNSGTEATMTAIRLARGYTKRDKVLKFNGCYHGHHDALLVQAGSGVATFGIPSTPGIPQDTVKTTLTCEYNDIDCVRKLLSNNDVACVIVEPVAGNMGVVKPEKGFLEGLREICSQTGTLLIFDEVMTGFRIHSQGAYGLFGITPDLATFGKVIGGGMPVGAVGGKKDIMDYLAPEGPVYQAGTLSGNPVAMACGLKTLEIYERDNVFNSIMEKAERFYSNLTELCENTEDISFNYAGTMFTLFFRDKAPKNLIEVNECDFDRFSRFFKFMLDNGVLLPPSQYEANFLSLKHMEEDLNRYIELLKEFLKIEGM
- a CDS encoding deoxycytidylate deaminase encodes the protein MSRPGWDEYFIELAYFVARRSTCTRRQVGAVIVKDKHILATGYNGAPKGIAHCLDTGCLRDKLGIPSGTRHEICMASHAEQNAIIQAAYHGIAIKDAVIYCTTHPCSICAKMIINAGIKKIYYVEGYPDELGKKLLDEAGIERVKLTNPERVNEK